The sequence GAAAATTTCAAAGGTGAGCCGCAGATCGTCATCCAGCAGGTAGTAGTCTGTTCCGAATCCAGCCCGCGATTCAAATAATCCGGCCCTGATCGTTAGGTCGTAATACCGCTTGGCAATCTGGGCGTTGAATTTCAAACCGAATTGATCCCAGGACTCGGTCGTGGTAGTGGCCGAAGCCCCGGGGGCAGGACCGGTAATCGTAGTGATTTCCTTGGAGTAGACCCCTTCAGGATCATCCACCAGACCGATGAGGTAGTATTTATCCTCACGGGGCTGGATGCGGAGGTTCAGGTAGCTCTTGGCCTTTGAAGTATTGAAGAAGTAGTCGCTGTGGTAATCCACAGTGAGTTTGATGGTATCCACCTTGGTAATAACTTCATTCAGTCCGGAGAGGGCCTCATCAACCCTGTCCATGGTCGTCTCATCGTTAATGAGCCGGCCGATGGTTCCCTGTCCCTGATTTATTTTCTCGGTGATGTCTTTGAGTGAGGCCATGGTCTGGGAGATATTCTGGCTGGTTTCACCTTCAGTGATCAATGCGCCCAGGGTACCCTCGCCCCGGTTTATTTTGTCTATGACTTCATTTAAAGAGGCCAGGGTTTGGTTAAGAGTTTTAATGACTGTATCTTCATTGATCAGCTGACCCAGGGTTCCGGTACCCTGGCTGATCTTTTCGCTGATTTCCCGCACCGCGGTTATAGTATGAGCCAGTTGTTCTGAAGTCTGGCTGAGATTTGCCAGTATGGACTTGATCTCTTCCTTATTATCAGAGGAGATGTTCTGGATATCCTTGGAAAAGGCAGTCAGGTTTTCGATGAGCAGACTCAAGCTTTCTCTGTTTTCTGAAATCATCGTAGAAAGAGTCTCGCTCATCTCACTTAAATTATTCAAGATTTCACGCATGTTGGCCGTGCCTTCAGTTCCACCGAAAACGTCATTGAGTGATTTTGTGACCTGTCTGATATCATCTGAAATCTCGCTTATCTTCATCATAAGCTGGTCCATGTCCGCGGGCGCAGTGGTCCGGACGAGTTGATCCCCGTCCTTAAGAAGCGGAGCGCCGGTTAAGCCGGGTATGATCTCAATATACTTGTCTCCGAGCACACCAGCCGTCCTGATGATGGCTCGGCTGTCCACCCGCAGTTCCAGATCAGACCTGATGAACATGGTGACCAGAGCACGGCCTTGTTTTAATGAGATGCTTTCAACCGTTCCAATTTCGATTCCGGCTATTTCCACTGGAACGCCTTTTTTTAGTCCCGAGGCTGTATCAAATATGGCAGAGATGAGCATGCCCTTTTCCTTGCTAATCTGGAACTGGCCGAGCTTCAGGGTCATATATCCCAGCAGGAAGATTCCTATCAGGACCAGTATTCCAACCTTGGCTTCTGTTGAAAATTTAAACATTTTTTCTCCCGGGCTTCAGTCTCCCAGTATCATCGGCCCTTCGCCTTCTCCTTTCAAGAACTGCTGGACGACCGGATTATCACTGGCCTGGATTTCTTCGGGTGTCCCATAAACCACGATCTGACCCTCATAGATCATAGCTACTTTGTGCGCGGTGCGCAAGGTGGCTGGAATGTCGTGGCTGATAACGATGCTCGTTACATTGGTGCGCTCCTGGGTCTGAATGATGAGGTCGTCAATGACTTCCGCCATGATCGGGTCGAGGCCGGTGGTCGGTTCATCAAAAAGCAGAATCTCAGGTTCGAGGATAATGGCCCGGGCCAGTCCGGTTCTCTTGCGCATGCCACCGGAAATCTCGGTGGGCATCTTATTTTCAACGTCTTTCAAGCCGACCATGGCCATCTTCTGTTGGACCAGCTCCTTGATTTCCCTTTCTTTGAGCCGCGTATGGGTTTGCAGGGGGAAGGCGATGTTTCCCTCGATGGTCAGGGAATCGAAAAGGGCTGCATTTTGAAAAAGCATACCAAAGCGTTGCCGGATTCGATTCAGGCTGTGCTCTCCGAGAGGCGCGATATCCTGTCCCTCGATCAGGATTTGACCGCGGTCAGGTTTGAGCAGGCCGATGATGAGCTTAATCAGCACACTCTTTCCACCACCGGAGCGCCCGATGACAAAGGTAATCTTGCCTTGTGCAATATTCAGGTTAAGGCCTTTGAGAACCGAGACATCTCCAAAGGATTTGTGAAGGTCAATGATCTGGATGATGGGTTCGGCCACGGCACTCCCTAAAACATGATCGCCGTCATGACGTAATCGCTGGCCAGGATGAGGATGGAGGCCATGACTACGGCTTCGGTCGTGGACTTCCCGACCCCTTCCGCGCCGCCAGTGGTATAGAATCCCTTGTAGCACCCGATCAAGGTCAGAATCAGCCCGAAGACGGCAGACTTGATGAGCCCGTTGAAGACATCGGAGACATCCAGGTACTCCACGATATTATTTATAAATATACCTCGATTGATATCGAGCAGTCCGACTCCAACCAGAAACCCGCCCACAATGCCCATTACATTGGAAATAACCGTCAGAATGGGCAGCATGACCACCCCGGCCAGAACACGAGGCACCACCAGGAATTTGACCGGATTGGCCGCCATGACATACAGGGCGTCAATCTGTTCAGTGACTCTCATGGTGCCCAGCTCTGCGGCAATGGCCGATCCGGCCCGGCCGGCGACCATGAGCGCGGTCAGGACCGGACCCAACTCCCGGGCCATAGCAATCGCCAGGGTCGCGCTCACCAGGCTCTCGGCCCTGAACATGGAAAAGCCGTAAAAGATTTGAATGGTCATGACCGCACCGGTGAACGAACCTGTCAGGATCACCACAAACAGCGATTTGACACCCACAAACTCCATTTGTTTGAAGATCGCTCTGATTCTCAAAGGGGGGCGGAAGATCCAGATGAGGGTATTGATGACAAAGAGCATGAGCTGACCCATCTGCTCAATAACCTTGATGATGGACCCGCCTAGAATCTCAAGAAATTTTATCACCGTCTCCTTACTTGGTTGTCATGACGTATACACCGTCCCAATTCTTAGGCGGCGAATTTTTTTTCAGTTCGATGACTCTCTGCAAAAAGAGCTGAGCCGGCCCGTCATCAGGGTACAGGGCGTTTATTTGGCTGAAAATTTTTCTGCCAAGGTCCCACTGCTGACTCTGGTAAGCCTTAAGCCCTCGAGAAAAAGCCTTTACCAACTCGGCCTTTTCCTGTGGGATCTGGCTGTTTTCCCCGATAAGTTCGTAAATACGAACCGGTTGAGTTTTACCTTTGACGGTAACCAGATCCAGTTCCCGGCAGAGCATCACATCCTTGACGCGCTCGTAGGTCGCTTGGCTGATGATAATATTGGTTCCGTACTCCTTGCTGGCGCCTTCGAGCCGGGAACCCAGATTAACCTCGTCCCCGATGACCGTGTAATCGAACCGGGTTTCTGACCCTATGTTGCCCACCACCATCTCGCCGGTATTCAAGCCAATGCGGATATCTACACGCGGAATGGCCGGGTTTTCCTCGGCCCACTTCAGGCGTAGTTTTTCCAGTTCGGCCATCATATCCAGACTGGTGCGGCACGCCTGTAAGGGATGATCTGGCAGGTCCAGCGGCGCACCCCAAATTGCCATGACAGCATCTCCTTCGTACTTATCCAGAAGGCCGTCATACTTGAAGACAAGGTCGGTCATGGCCGTCAGGTATTCATTGAGCAGGTGAACCAGGGCCTCGGGGTCCATATTTTCTGAAATGGTTGTAAAGCCCTTAATATCGGAAAAAAGTACTGTCAGGACCTTCTTCTCTCCCCCCAGTTTCAACATATCCGGGTTCTTGAGCACCTCATTAACCACCGAGGGATGGAGATAGGTTTGAAAGGCCCCTTTGATCTTTCTCTTTTCTCGCTCTTCGGTGATGTAACGGAAGGCCGTTATTCCGGTGTAAATCGCGATGATGGTTATAGTGGGGAAAATCAGGTTGAGCCACATGCCATTTTTAAAAAACAGGTAATTAACTCCGCCTTGGGCCATCAAAAAGCCTAAGGCGAAAATGACCCCGACCACAGCCGATATCCTTGGCAATACCAGCGCCAGAATGACGCCGGCTATAATCATAACTACCAGATCCAGGCCACCGGCCCATGTCGGGCGGATCAGAAAATCATGCCTCAGGATGCTGTCTATCACATTGGCATGGACCTCCAGGCCGGGGTAGCTGGTTTCAAAGGGAGTGGTTCGCATGTCGAAGATACCCACTGCAGTGGCTCCGGCCAGAACGATCTTATCCTTGAAGGTTCCAGGTTTGAAGCGTTTGGCCAGGACGTCTGACATGGAATAGTGAGGAAAGGTGTAACTGGGACCGCGATAGTTGACCAGAAATCGCCCCAGCTCATCAGTGGGTAGTTCATACGTGCCTACTTTGACATTTTCCACACCTAGCTCGCTCACATAAGTGGAAGCCGGTATGCCATTAAGATAGAAACGCAGGGTCTGCAATGAAAGCGGGAGATAATATCTGTCGTGCAGCCGGATGACCATCGGAATCCAGCGCACCGTACCGTCAATGTCCTGGAACATGTTCATATATCCGGAAGAAACAGCGGCCTGGCTCATGACGGGAATATTGGCCACGGGCATGAAGGCCTGGGCTATTTCCTTCTGGTCCAACTCCACATTGGAACTGGAAAGCCGGGCAAAGGTATAATGGGCGTTTTTCAACTGCTCCACCTGAGCTATAATCTGATCCGGTGTGATATGGGCCACGGTCTTGTCTCTCTCGATGCGGAGAAAGTAACCCAGGACCACCGGAACCCTCGCTTTTTCAATGGTCTGAGCCAGAATGAGGTCGTTGTCGGCCAGCTCAAGTTCCCTGGCGAGAAACCCGGACACTTTCTTATTTATGACTCCCTGGCGCTCGATTTCCTTGGTAAGGCGGTGGATAAGCTCGATATTGGTGTTTTGATCAGGTTCGCTAAAAACGATATCAAACCCGATGACCCTGGCGCCGTCTTCATCCAAGATCTTTATCACCTCGGCAATCTTGGATCGAGGCCAGGGCCAGCGCCCGATCTCATCCAGGCTCTTTTCATCCACCACCACCAGGACCACCTCCGGGCCGGGCTGAACGGGACCGCGGAGCCTGAATCTGAAGTCCCTGGCCTTGAGCTCCATGATTTCAAGGTATTCAAACCCAAGCATGTAAACCAGTATCAGGACCACGACCATAAGCAGACTCAAGGTCATGGAGTTCAATTTAAGAATATTTCTAAATTTATTCATTATCTAAGTTTTTTCGGTCTCAAAGAAGGGCTTTCCTGTTTGG comes from Deltaproteobacteria bacterium and encodes:
- a CDS encoding adenylate/guanylate cyclase domain-containing protein, translated to MNKFRNILKLNSMTLSLLMVVVLILVYMLGFEYLEIMELKARDFRFRLRGPVQPGPEVVLVVVDEKSLDEIGRWPWPRSKIAEVIKILDEDGARVIGFDIVFSEPDQNTNIELIHRLTKEIERQGVINKKVSGFLARELELADNDLILAQTIEKARVPVVLGYFLRIERDKTVAHITPDQIIAQVEQLKNAHYTFARLSSSNVELDQKEIAQAFMPVANIPVMSQAAVSSGYMNMFQDIDGTVRWIPMVIRLHDRYYLPLSLQTLRFYLNGIPASTYVSELGVENVKVGTYELPTDELGRFLVNYRGPSYTFPHYSMSDVLAKRFKPGTFKDKIVLAGATAVGIFDMRTTPFETSYPGLEVHANVIDSILRHDFLIRPTWAGGLDLVVMIIAGVILALVLPRISAVVGVIFALGFLMAQGGVNYLFFKNGMWLNLIFPTITIIAIYTGITAFRYITEEREKRKIKGAFQTYLHPSVVNEVLKNPDMLKLGGEKKVLTVLFSDIKGFTTISENMDPEALVHLLNEYLTAMTDLVFKYDGLLDKYEGDAVMAIWGAPLDLPDHPLQACRTSLDMMAELEKLRLKWAEENPAIPRVDIRIGLNTGEMVVGNIGSETRFDYTVIGDEVNLGSRLEGASKEYGTNIIISQATYERVKDVMLCRELDLVTVKGKTQPVRIYELIGENSQIPQEKAELVKAFSRGLKAYQSQQWDLGRKIFSQINALYPDDGPAQLFLQRVIELKKNSPPKNWDGVYVMTTK
- a CDS encoding ABC transporter permease — encoded protein: MIKFLEILGGSIIKVIEQMGQLMLFVINTLIWIFRPPLRIRAIFKQMEFVGVKSLFVVILTGSFTGAVMTIQIFYGFSMFRAESLVSATLAIAMARELGPVLTALMVAGRAGSAIAAELGTMRVTEQIDALYVMAANPVKFLVVPRVLAGVVMLPILTVISNVMGIVGGFLVGVGLLDINRGIFINNIVEYLDVSDVFNGLIKSAVFGLILTLIGCYKGFYTTGGAEGVGKSTTEAVVMASILILASDYVMTAIMF
- a CDS encoding ABC transporter ATP-binding protein, producing the protein MIQIIDLHKSFGDVSVLKGLNLNIAQGKITFVIGRSGGGKSVLIKLIIGLLKPDRGQILIEGQDIAPLGEHSLNRIRQRFGMLFQNAALFDSLTIEGNIAFPLQTHTRLKEREIKELVQQKMAMVGLKDVENKMPTEISGGMRKRTGLARAIILEPEILLFDEPTTGLDPIMAEVIDDLIIQTQERTNVTSIVISHDIPATLRTAHKVAMIYEGQIVVYGTPEEIQASDNPVVQQFLKGEGEGPMILGD
- a CDS encoding MCE family protein, producing the protein MFKFSTEAKVGILVLIGIFLLGYMTLKLGQFQISKEKGMLISAIFDTASGLKKGVPVEIAGIEIGTVESISLKQGRALVTMFIRSDLELRVDSRAIIRTAGVLGDKYIEIIPGLTGAPLLKDGDQLVRTTAPADMDQLMMKISEISDDIRQVTKSLNDVFGGTEGTANMREILNNLSEMSETLSTMISENRESLSLLIENLTAFSKDIQNISSDNKEEIKSILANLSQTSEQLAHTITAVREISEKISQGTGTLGQLINEDTVIKTLNQTLASLNEVIDKINRGEGTLGALITEGETSQNISQTMASLKDITEKINQGQGTIGRLINDETTMDRVDEALSGLNEVITKVDTIKLTVDYHSDYFFNTSKAKSYLNLRIQPREDKYYLIGLVDDPEGVYSKEITTITGPAPGASATTTTESWDQFGLKFNAQIAKRYYDLTIRAGLFESRAGFGTDYYLLDDDLRLTFEIFDFSRETDNVHLKFSASYEFLKFFYLNAGYDDFANKNRSSFFLGLGLRFTDDDLKYLLTNVPLPF